A window of the Pecten maximus chromosome 19, xPecMax1.1, whole genome shotgun sequence genome harbors these coding sequences:
- the LOC117317906 gene encoding oxalate--CoA ligase-like, translating into MQQSIQYRSYCDTVWFYKSYENIEMDAPTDLSYLHTSIINHYNYTTVTKVARENARLRPNQEIFIFRELDGSRSSLTNASLYQQAEQLAKYLLTQGIRKGDIVALAGPNTLEMVIGTLGILAAGAVVWNVVINMKTALDVKALFQQTRAKCILVDCGKDGGFLLPFKTMLENCSAGDAYNIQVISLREADSHQIKAVDTLQNIQTRQLKEVDLPDIYPEDNAIIFTTSGSTGKPKMVLHSHFDFASNPFSFTPPTVDYDVILFNERPFAWIGGTPVLGILRSQSRVFMDSTVAINSKNADFVWRTLKEERCTDALLLPFVIHDLLELPKSVTEDGFKLQHINTGGQMINDNYTGVIGQFCHKMMITYASTEATCIASKGPFDDEEPLQAGDVGKPSTGMEIRVVDLQGLPINKGSIGKIQIRSQQIMRSYVGSPQLTKEAFTEDRWFRTGDIGKVSPDGNLILLGREIDVISRGTRKIYPGMLEFLLKQMKMIKEVCVVPVPDERLYEEVCVCFVSSGELTPDDVQQYCKQNLFKENTIDSLGEMPTYFLKFEAFPKLGAGKTDKKAIRLDASIKLGLTEHSVDNSQIN; encoded by the coding sequence AATATTGAAATGGATGCTCCGACGGATCTCAGTTACCTCCATACTTCGATTATCAACCATTACAACTACACGACAGTTACCAAGGTAGCAAGAGAGAATGCTCGCTTACGTCCAAACCAGGAGATTTTCATTTTTAGAGAACTGGACGGATCAAGATCGAGTCTGACAAATGCTAGTCTGTATCAGCAGGCTGAACAACTAGCGAAATACCTATTGACACAAGGAATTAGGAAAGGGGATATCGTGGCCCTGGCAGGTCCAAATACGCTGGAGATGGTTATTGGAACGCTCGGAATATTGGCAGCTGGAGCTGTGGTCTGGAACGTTGTCATCAACATGAAAACGGCGCTAGATGTCAAGGCGCTATTTCAACAAACGCGTGCAAAATGTATCTTAGTAGACTGCGGGAAAGATGGCGGGTTTCTTCTTCCTTTCAAAACTATGCTTGAAAATTGTAGCGCAGGCGATGCTTACAATATTCAAGTTATCTCACTTCGCGAGGCAGACTCCCATCAGATCAAAGCTGTGGACACTTTGCAAAACATACAAACACGACAACTAAAGGAAGTGGATCTTCCAGATATTTACCCAGAAGACAATGCGATAATCTTCACGACATCCGGAAGCACTGGTAAACCAAAGATGGTCCTTCATTCTCATTTCGACTTTGCAAGTAATCCATTCTCCTTTACCCCGCCTACAGTAGACTATGACGTTATTCTCTTTAATGAGAGACCATTCGCCTGGATTGGAGGAACGCCTGTACTTGGAATTCTTCGAAGCCAAAGCAGGGTCTTCATGGATTCAACTGTAGCAATAAACAGTAAAAATGCAGACTTCGTTTGGAGGACTTTGAAAGAAGAACGTTGCACGGACGCTTTGCTGTTGCCTTTTGTAATCCACGATTTACTTGAGCTGCCAAAGTCTGTCACAGAGGACGGATTTAAGCTGCAACATATCAATACCGGAGGCCAAATGATAAACGACAACTACACTGGAGTGATAGGTCAATTTTGTCACAAAATGATGATTACATATGCCTCAACTGAGGCTACATGTATTGCTTCGAAAGGCCCATTTGACGATGAAGAACCTCTGCAAGCGGGAGACGTTGGTAAACCTTCCACAGGGATGGAGATTAGAGTCGTTGACCTCCAAGGTTTGCCCATCAACAAAGGATCGATAGGCAAGATTCAGATACGCTCTCAACAAATCATGAGGTCATATGTCGGGAGCCCGCAACTCACAAAAGAGGCATTCACAGAAGACAGATGGTTCAGAACTGGAGATATCGGCAAGGTGTCACCTGATGGAAATCTCATTCTATTGGGAAGAGAAATCGATGTTATATCCAGGGGCACGCGCAAAATATATCCTGGCATGTTGGAGTTCTTGCTGAAACAGATGAAGATGATCAAAGAGGTTTGTGTGGTGCCTGTACCTGATGAAAGGCTGTATGAAGAGGTTTGTGTGTGCTTTGTATCGTCAGGAGAGCTCACTCCGGATGATGTTCAACAATACTGCAAGCAGAATCTATTCAAGGAGAACACTATCGACAGTCTTGGTGAAATGCCGACATACTTCTTGAAGTTTGAAGCATTTCCAAAATTAGGAGCCGGAAAAACAGACAAGAAAGCGATACGGCTTGACGCTTCCATCAAGTTAGGGCTGACCGAACACTCCGTTGATAATTCACAGATTAATTGA